Within the Nicotiana tabacum cultivar K326 chromosome 11, ASM71507v2, whole genome shotgun sequence genome, the region gtataagaaagaaaaaagtccaaaaaaaaaaaaatgaaattgttTTAGCGAAATGCAGGTGATGATTAAAAGAAAGATTTGGCTTTGAAGAAAAAACAATAAGTTTTTGGATTAACAGATGCAGATAAATGGCATGCAGTgacaaaatatataaatattaaagagTAAATTCGGTTAGTGAGCTCGGTTGGTTATCCAAAAGTTGAGAAGCAAAAGCAGGCTTGCATGTTATGATGCAAGCCATAATGACATATTTGACAAAGAAACACTAgccattacaacaacaacaacaactaacaACTCGAGTGTAATGTCACAAGTGAGGTTTTGAAATTCTGATCTTGTCATCGGTATATCTGCATTATATAAATTGGAAATAACAGGATTTATTAAGCATAACGATCGATAAcaaacagtaacaacaacaaactcagtgaGTTATCACAAGTGGGGTTCGGGAAGGGTAGTGcgtacgcaaaccttacctcaATCTTGGAAGAACAGAGGAGCTGTTTTCGATAGACATTTATCTTATGAAATTCAATGAATATGTACTAATTAGACCCAATAACTTAAAAGAATTAGAAACCCGAACCCATAACCTTCAAATTCTGACTCCGCCCCTGTTTACAACAGAAAGATCCAACTATACGTATACCCAAATCAAGCTGAAGCGCCGTACTGAATACATATCTTTTGCCCAAAAAAGGCAACTTCAAATCAGCATGGGCTACGAAATTTCCTCGTTCCTGCTAATTTAGTTATGACCATAGACTTTCTCTCCGTGCGTTTTATGGGTATTTTCCGACCTTTATTTTgacataatataatataaaattagTTTATgcgaaaataaaatacaatattttttaCGGCAAAGGgctaaatatacccctctactttcaaatattgtttacttgtacccttcgttatactattgggttatccaTACCCCTACCGtcatactattgggttatctatacccctactATCATACTTTgaaacaaaaatacccctattttAGATGGAGTGACACGTGGCTACACCAGTTTAAAACgactcatttcttttttttactcgACCAGTTTTTAAAAAAACCCACAACCCGGCCcctattttcaattttttccattttttttaaaatttcagtttttaaaaacgaaaatattttgttaaaaaacaaaaaataattttttcctgtttttacaaatttgtttttccagtttacaaaacaaaattcttttaaaaaactgaaaaaaaatatttttcaaaaacgaaaatattttgttgaaaataattttttcagtttttaaaaaacgaaaatatttttttctgtttttacaaaaaaaattcagtttatacaaaattatttttcagtttttacaaaaagaaaatatttaaaaaaatgaagaaaatggttGTTGCTACTGTCTGTTTATTGCCTCATTTTCACTTCCTTTGAGCCGAGGGTCattcagaaacaacctctctaccttcattaggtaggggtaaggtttgtgtACACTTTACcttccctagaccccacttgtgataTTTCACTGGGCttgttgttgctgtttgttgTTTTTAACATTGTATAATTTATTATTTGTTACTATCCTAGTATAATAAGGGTatatataaaaatcaaataaccattttaaatttgcacataattAAACTGTCATACGTAATGTAATGGACAGAGTAATATTTTAATCTCAATGCATCTTTCAAAATGCAAGAAGAATGACAAGTTTGGTAGAACAAATTCTCTCAATctttatacaacaacaacaacaacccagtataatcccacttagtggggtctggggagggtagtgtgtacgcagaccttacccctaccttagggcagagagactgtttccaaatagacccccgacatccttccctccaagaacttcccaccttgctcttggggagactcgaactcacaacttctCTCAATCTTTATATATATGCAAAACAAACACCTACTATAAAACAATTCCTTTTCTTTAATACTTCAACTTATAtattcattgccttccttttgaCATAAAATTAAAGCTGAAAAAATAATGGAGTCCTCCACTGAACTCATATGTAGAAAACCATTTCTGAAACCAATAGAAACAAAGAGAAAAACCATAGAAGAGTTGGAAATGgacgttgaagaagaagaaccaTTGAGTCCCACAGCAAAAATGTTCTTAGATCCAatattaaatattcatgtaatggCCATTATGTTTTGCAAAACTAGGATTTCTCCACAGCCTACTAAAGACAAGTTGGTTCATACTTTGCTTAAGCATCCACGTTTCACTAGCGTCCTGGTATGTTTTCATTAGAGGCGAATTCATGATTTATAGTCAACGAGTTTAATTTATAAGTTTGTATATATGCATAGTTTGTTTTTGTAGATATACTTGTGAAGTTAGCGTACTGGTATGTTTTCATTAGACGAAGAGGCGAATTCACGATTTATTGTTAATGAGTTTTATAAGTTAATTTATAAGTTTGTACATATGCATAGTTTGTTTTTGTAGATATACTTGTGAAGTTAGTGTCCTGGTATGTTTTCATTAGAGGCGAATTCATGATTTATAGTTGACGAGTTTAATTTATAAGTTTGTATAcatgcattttttatttttatttttattttgcttcTACACTTGTGAAGTTGCCGTCCTGGTATATATTTTTGTTAGAGGCGAATTCATGATTTATAATCAACGGATTTATAAGTTAATTTATAAGTTTGTACCTATGCATATTTTGATTTTGCATATATACTTGTGAATTGAGTCGAATGCAATGGATTCAGCAGTAGAATCTATTCAAGCTTCTCTAAATTCGAACCCTAGTTTCTATAATTTCTACATTAGTTTTGTTcgttgaaatttttcaaaaaagaacttaacttaaaattaaaagaatattTTTGGTTCAAACTTGTCTCTTTATAAGTAAGGGCGGAGCTAGAGCATTAGGTATGGGTTCAGGCGAATTCACTACTTTTTACTTAGATCTTGTActagtattaaatattttattaaatatgtataaatatttaacttAATAACTAAGACGAGCTATGAATTCGGTGACAAATTTAGAACCCGTTATTTTCAAATTCTTGCTCCCGTTCTTTttgaaagattaaaaaaaaagtgCAATCAACCACCTTAAATTAAACCTAAAACACAACTTTTGCTCAAGTGCTCTTTGCATGTATGTTTTtttgcctctttgagccgagggtctcctggaaacagcctctctgcccctcggggtagaggtaaggtctgcgtacatattaccctccccagaccccacttatgggattacactgggttgttattgttgttgttgttgttgtctgttCTCTGTTTTTTCTCCATATTCTGCACGTAAAGTAAGTGTGTATACCTCAAGATTCATGCATCATACactaaaaaaattgaaattagtGACGAACTTTATTGCTAATCTGTTGTTAAATCGCTCATAGCTAACATAATTTCTTGATAATACGTCGCTAAATAGGATTAGCATGCAGCGGCGGATTCAGAATTTTAAATTTATGGGTTCCTAAAGAATCTCAAGTTAATATATAATAGTAATTGGATTAACCAATTGGGTTCCAAGCTAAATATTCTTATACATTTTATggattttttaatacaaatacaagatCTAGACAAAAACTACTGAGTTCACGGGAACCCATAATTATTATGCTGGATTCGCCCTTGTTAGCATGAATTTTTCTGTTTAACTACAGAATTTGTCCGTTTCTAATTCTTGTTTTTTTAGTAGTGATACATGCTAAACAAATTATTGGGAAATATTAATTACAGGTGGTAGATGAAGAAAATGGAGGAGAAATGAAATGGGTACAAACAAAAGTTGATTTAAACCACCATATTATAATACCAGAAGTTGATGAAAGTAAGCTGGAATTATTATCACCAGAAAAATACATAGAAGATTATGTTCACAATCTTACTAAAACAAATCTTGACAAATCAAAACCACTATGGGAATTTCATCTTTTGAATATTAAAACTCGTGATGCTGAAGGTGTGAGCATATTTCGTGCTCATCATTCTCTTGGTGATGGCACTTCTTTAATTTCTCTATTATTAGCTTGTACTCGTCAAACTGCTGATGAACTCAAACTTCCTACTATTCCTACCAAGAAAAGAAGACCTACATATGACTCAGGTttgatttcttttagtttttgagctctctttttatttcttattttaagCATAAAGATATAGACGGCAGTCTGGTGCATAAAGTATCTGTATTCACGCACGGTCCGACGAAGGACGGTGTATTGTGTGTGATGTAGAAAACCCTACTTTTgtcttaattaaaaaaaaaaaaggaatcatCTTGTCTTGGTTCGATTTAGACACGATGATACGCACTAGGGCCGCAGGGTCCTGGTGCATAAAGTATCTGTATCCACGTAGGGTTCGAGGAAGTGCTGCACCGTAGGGGTGTGACGTAGATAGCCCTACTTTTgtcttaattaaaaaaaaggaatcaACGCGTATTGGTTCGGTTGAAATATTCGAAAAGCTACATGCCTCTAGTTCGTATATAGATAGAACAAAAACTAAGAACTTCGAGTTAATAAAGGCCGAGAAGATTGACTCAATAACTAATTTCATTCTTTCATTTTAGAATTCAGACCTAACCATTAAGTAAGAAGTTATGGAAACAACGAATTTGTGAATGCAACAGATTCTATTGAAAAGGACTTAGGTTAATAAAATCCAATAGGTTTATCATTTGCtccttcttttattttatattatagtATCTGACTGAGCATGATATATACGAAAAATCAATGACTTTTGATACATACCAAATCATTAGAACTTGTAGTCTTAAATATGTcattatatttttattgttatataAAATACGCCATTGAGATAAAAGAGAAAGTTTAAAGTCAAAGAGCTtccaaatatacaaaaatattattctttttagAATAAATTAAAGAGAAAGGGTTGGAGTACGTTTTAAATACTTTAACCTATGTTGCTGGGACTCTCCGAAAATATCGTTGGGTGCGTGTCGGATACTCCAAAAGTaatatatttttggaatatccAATACGAATGTAGCAACATTTTGGAGAATCCGCGCAACATCAACTTTAACTACTCACAAAAGTAGCTGGCTTTAAGATAAGTTCataataacaaaatatatttatttacaaaatgGTATATGGTATAGGAGATTATGACCAGATATAAAATAAGGAACGAAAGTTGTTTAAACTTTTAAATGAGACGGTTAaactaactaattaattaatcttttttGCAGGTAAATCAGAAGTGGAGGGAGGATTATTAGGATTATGGGGGTATGTGGTAGCAGTttggattttcataaaaatgaTTGGGAATACAATAGTGGACATTTTCATGTTCATAGCCACACTTGTATTCTTGAAAGATACAGAAACCCCTATCAATAGTTTGGCTGCAGATTCCAAGTCTAAAATTAGAAGAATTGTTCATCGGACAATTAGTTTGGATGATATGAAGTTGGTCAAAAATGCTTTGAACATGGTAAGTTAATTACTCTCTTCTCCTAGGTCGAAGGCCCTTTTTTCGGACTGTCTTGTTTTCAGGCCTCCACGGTTGTCAGTGGCGAAGATAGGAATTTTattaagggtgttcaaacttgaaataactAAAATAATCCGATAAagagtgttcaatatatgttatatacctctatAACCTAATATTTTATCTATATGCGTAGTGTATTTCCGACaaagggtggtcaattgacccTCCTAACCAAGGTGTGGCTTCGCCCCTGACGGCCGTCCATGGTGCCGCTCTAGAAAAGATACAATATTTTTCGACTCTCCGTAATTGGCCCCTAAGCTTCCCTATAACTAAAATGCATATAAGTTAAACCCAAAATAGATTTAGAAAATACCATAAAACGCTTTCTAATTATGTAGATAaaccttttcttctcttttttttaagaGATCTTGTCACTAGGGCGGAGCTAGAAGCCCGGCTATAGGTTCGATCAAACTCAATAACTTTTGATCAAATAATGCATTTGTattaaattttatattaaatatatataaaagagtCGTCGTTTCAAAATTTAGAATCATTAGCTTGTCATTGAGGTTGTACTTGAAAGAGTCGTCGTTTCAAAATTTAGAATCTGTCTGAATTGAGTGGTCCTTTCTCAAGCAACTACTGACACATAGATTGACCCGAGCTTAGTTtcgttttactattttttttcttagCTCATCCTCCTGAAATTCTTTAAGAATTTTTCAGTGAAATTTACATGACATTGTGTCCTATGCTAATATATATTATAATCCACAGACTGTAAATGATGTTGCCTTGGGAATTACTCAAGCTGGTTTATCTAAGTATCTCAACAGGAGATATGGTAAGTCAAAATTTTACAAATTttacattatttatattttaaaattctagtaaaatatataagatATTCATTCCTTTAATTACCActgatttaaataatatttgcAGCTGTTGGTAAGGAAGACAAGGGGGACACtgaggaaaacaacaatcttCCCTTGGGTATTCGACTTCGTTCTTGTCTTATGATAAATTTAAGATCAAAACCAGGAATTCaggtattattatttttattagtatCATTAAtagccgatatatatatatatatatatatatacacattgttgtatgttatatacaaaaaaatatataattttatatatgtttTTGACTACCGGATATAAATAGTTTTGgtcgcgggctaaaagtgatcttTGCCTGATAATTTACACCCTTTTTAGCCCATTAttgaataattttaattttatcttttttaaGGCAATTTAAAAATAATACTCGTCATGATCCATATATTACACTCTTTTATTATAGTCCCGTCTAAAAGTATAACACCTTTCtatatatagaaattatttaactttaaactttcatTTTAATCTTAGCGTCATATGATCATATTATATCCATGTAAATGTCATGTATGTTTAAGACCACATATTCtaaagaagaattaacctaaatagtcgtACACTCAActgtttaaactaaaaatagctgacggatgtaaatatatgtatagtccatgtataatatgtgtataactatgtataatcagcgtataatctatatatactaactagaaaaagtaaacagtgaattcagtcggctatttgtgtaaagatccctatTCCAAAAGctagattttgttttttttaaactcTGCACCCGATCAAACAAGTTGGTATAAAATGAGATGAAGGTAGTACTATCTAATACTAACAatttaaactgaaataataaagTTTCATTAGCTAGAATTAAATTCAAGAATACAGAAAATTAACCTTATGATATGTTTAAAAATACAGGATTTAGCTGATATGATGGAGAAAGGTAGCAAAGGGAAGTGGGGAGGTTGGGGAAATTGGTTTGGTTGTGCTCTTTTACCATTTAAGATTGCACTACATGATGATCCTTTAGATTATGTTAAAGAAGCTAAGGCAACCATTGATAGAAAGAAGAACTCATTTGAAGCTTTGTACACTTTGGTCATGGCAGAATTACTCAGCAAGATATTTGGCATCAAGGTATGTATATATGAAACTTCAAAATTATGGTACTAACTGATTAGCCTAATAGACACCTCTACTTGTACGACTTCAAAATTATGGTAGGCATGCAACTATAAAATAGTAAAGTGGAATCTTGGAGCAACGATAAAGTTGTCtttgtgtgacctataggtcacggattCGAGCCGTGGAACCAACCACTGATGCTTGCATTAGGATCGGCTATCTACATTACATACACCCTATTGGGGTACGGTCCTTATCTAAATCCTATATGAACGtgagatgctttgtgcaccgggcttCCCTTTATGCAACTTCAAAATAGTGTGTTTTAGCTATAAGTGTTGGTATGAAACCCCATGGACTAGAGAGGACAGGAATGTCAAAACAAGATAAGTAGAGATGTCTATTAGGCTATTTTGCCTTCAAATTATGGTATGCATACAACTTCAAAATAGTGACGGGACGttagagcaacggtaaagttgtctatGTGCGACCTATAGGTCACTGGTTCGAGCCTTAGAATCAGCCActgatgcttgcattagggtaggctgtctacGTCACGTCCCCTTGGGTTGCAGTCCTTCTCCGGATCCTGCATGAATGCGAGATGCTTCGTGCATCAATATGCCTTTTATGAAACTTCGAAATGGTGCGTTTTAACAACTATAAGTGTCTTGTATGAAACCCCGTGGTGTAGGGGTACCGGAATATTAAAACGAGACAAGTAGAGATGTCTATTAGGCTATTTTCTCTAGTTTTTCTTTTTGGAACTTTGAACCTCATGATTTACAAAGTGATTGAATGCTAATCTTTGATTGATAGGCAGTGAGTGCTATGACTCAGAGAGTATTTTCAAGTGCAACAATTTGCTTCACCAACTTGGTTGGACCACAGGAGGAAATTGAGTTTTGTGGCCATCCCTTAGCTTATTTTGCTCCAACTTCTTATGGCCAACCAAATGTAAGCACTGCATTATTCCTTTTGTATTTGGCTGGGTTTTTTTTTCTGTCGTCATATAAATtagttgaatcttgaatgggaaaCTAGattataaatttttctttttttccaacaCGTGAAAATTCATACTAATATCACTAGCTCATATAGTAAGCAGATTATTTTGATTACAATATTCACATTATTATTGAAATATTGAAGATCAATGTTACGATACCATTGAGCAATGATAAAATTATCTTCATGTGATCTATAGATCGCGGTCGAGTTCAAGTCGTGAAACCAGTCATTAATACTAGTATTTTGGTAAGCTGTCTACACCACACCCCTTGagagggaggggggagggggatgTACACACCTTGTTGGATGCGGTGTCATGAAACACTGCTTCGTCATATTTTTatgtttaagaaaaataaaaatattgaggATAAATAGAAAAAATGACACCACTTATCATTACAGTGATTTGTTTATTAGTCCACTCGTGCAAATTGTGACACTGCTTATGAAATATTTTGCGTACATCATTGTCTTGGGCGCGTGGCCTTTTCCGGATCCTGCGTGAATGCAGGATGCTTGTGCACCGAGCTGCAGCTTTTTCTAATGTTGGGATACCATTCTTTTTCAATTGTAGGCATTGACGATCAATTTCCAAAGCTATATCAACAAGATGACTATCGTCCTATCACTTGATGAAAGTGCTATTCCTGATCCACAACAACTACTTGATGATTTTGAAGATTCTATGAAGCTAATAAAAGATGCTGTTATCGAAAGAGGACTCGTCAATAATAGAAATGACCAAGAAATGAAAGATATATGAGCATTTATACTGGAAAAAAAATTGTGTTTTGCCCATAATTCACCACTTGTAACTAATTCAGTTTGTTGTCCTTTATATTTGTGAGAAGAGAGGTTATATTTGTGAACTTGAtccatcataaaaatgctcgcgAAGAGTACGTgtcattttccaaaaaatattttctgaaaaatgaCTTCTGTCGTACCAAATACGGACCAAGGCTTAAATTGAGATAAAGTTATATATAAACGTATAATGTATCAAATGTTTGCTCATGAGACAGTTTAATCTGACTGGTAGTGTGACTAGAATAAATTTTATATTCTCTTATGATACTTATAACTTATTTAGATGattgtttcataatgtatcgtattgtttTTTCTGgtaattaaattttatatatactaGGGAAAATGTATTTACAACTCAATACAGAATCCTTACAACTTTTACTGTGCTTCCTTTCCTCCCATGTACATTCTTTCTACTATCCTTCTAATATTCACTCTACTTTGGATAGTAGCCTAATCTACTcagtatttttttctattttcctaTTGCCTCGATAATGCACTTCTTACACATTCAACTTGGTAAGTGTTTCACAATTTCTTGACTTGGCTTAAAATAGTCTTGCATTCCTCTCCCGCCACACATAATATACGCAGCCTGCTAGCACTACCTTGAACAATTCTGCTTTTGCACTTCTGTTTCCGGCCCAGTTCTCAACCCAAAGTTGTTCCTCAGCCCAGCCATAGGTGTTCCTGTACATACGTAGCAAAAGTAGAATGTGAgtcttgctctgataccaattgaaagtacaagagggggagtgaattgtatatttttaaacttaatctcTATTAGTTGACTAGTTTCtcaattagtcgactagatgcAAAAACCTAACAGTTATAATAGCAGAATATAAAATACAGAAAGTAAGTGCAGGATTTAAAGACACCGAAATTTTATACTAGTTTgtattcaatgtgaatcctagcctagtccccttgggttgcaaaaGAGTTCTATTTAGTAAATGCGTTTCTTCGAGTACAATGAAAATGACGTGATAGCTCAGTTCCTATAACACTCGtctcttttgatacaatgcctcaccagtgttgTACTCTCCTTTTTTCTCTGACTTGTTACACAACAGATCTTAGAGAACTACAATGTTTGTTTGCAGTAGAATAAACTAAAGAGAGGATTTTTGGTTCAATCAAAGTATATTTGTCTAAGGCTTGATGCTGAGTATAAATATTTTGGTGAAGACCGTTTGCTGACGAGACTTGGCAACcgaagagatttgatccttggaaagagattgattctttccaagaataagattGCTTGCCGTTGCTCTTCCTTGATGAGAGGAAATTGATAGCTTTCCTTCTACAAATGTTAACGACGAGGGTTTACTCCTTGATTGTTGGTCCTTCCTAAATTAGCCGCTCAGCTAATCTTCTTACAGAATCTTCGATGCTTTTTT harbors:
- the LOC107828729 gene encoding wax ester synthase/diacylglycerol acyltransferase 11 — encoded protein: MESSTELICRKPFLKPIETKRKTIEELEMDVEEEEPLSPTAKMFLDPILNIHVMAIMFCKTRISPQPTKDKLVHTLLKHPRFTSVLVVDEENGGEMKWVQTKVDLNHHIIIPEVDESKLELLSPEKYIEDYVHNLTKTNLDKSKPLWEFHLLNIKTRDAEGVSIFRAHHSLGDGTSLISLLLACTRQTADELKLPTIPTKKRRPTYDSGKSEVEGGLLGLWGYVVAVWIFIKMIGNTIVDIFMFIATLVFLKDTETPINSLAADSKSKIRRIVHRTISLDDMKLVKNALNMTVNDVALGITQAGLSKYLNRRYAVGKEDKGDTEENNNLPLGIRLRSCLMINLRSKPGIQDLADMMEKGSKGKWGGWGNWFGCALLPFKIALHDDPLDYVKEAKATIDRKKNSFEALYTLVMAELLSKIFGIKAVSAMTQRVFSSATICFTNLVGPQEEIEFCGHPLAYFAPTSYGQPNALTINFQSYINKMTIVLSLDESAIPDPQQLLDDFEDSMKLIKDAVIERGLVNNRNDQEMKDI